From a single Nitrospinaceae bacterium genomic region:
- a CDS encoding long-chain-fatty-acid--CoA ligase, protein MPQSEKPPRNFRAPLKYPGYPYHGLLRQALDHLSNKIAIVDGERELTFGELESRSNACARGLTHLGIQKGDRVALLVPNSIEFEVAFFAGSKTGAILTSLNPAYKEEEVRYQLEDSGAKIVIVHESLLPTILSVRDKLPNLKNIIVTEGKAPPDCIGFDEWIAGEVDTQPDEPTIDQANDLIALPYSSGTTGRPKGVMLTHRNLVRNYHQFVDNHKISERDGALNFLPLYHIYGTLIMGGLILAGGKQVLMRRFDVEESLELVERHQLTLFYTVPPALLDIVHHPNTESYDLSSLRYIMSGAAPLPSEIRRLTQEKTGCLTFMGYGLTETSPLTHMNPIDEEMVKENSIGPPVSDLEQKVVDLETGERDMPLGEIGELALKGPQVMKGYWNAPEETARVLRDGWFLTGDIVRIDEDGYVYIVDRLKEMIKYKGFSVAPAELESLLHQHPQVADAAVIPKADDEAGEIPKAFIVLKDGEKAEPEAIIEFVRGKVAGFKQIREIEFIDRIPKSRSGKILRRVLRDKH, encoded by the coding sequence TTGCCTCAATCCGAAAAACCACCGCGCAACTTTCGAGCCCCTTTAAAATATCCCGGCTACCCTTATCATGGGCTATTGCGCCAGGCGCTCGATCATCTTTCGAATAAAATTGCGATCGTGGATGGTGAGCGTGAACTTACCTTTGGAGAACTCGAAAGCCGCTCAAATGCCTGCGCCCGGGGTCTCACACACCTTGGCATTCAAAAAGGAGACCGTGTCGCGCTCCTCGTCCCCAACTCGATAGAGTTCGAAGTTGCCTTCTTCGCGGGCTCGAAGACGGGTGCGATCCTCACCTCTCTCAATCCCGCCTATAAAGAAGAAGAGGTCCGCTACCAACTAGAAGACTCCGGAGCTAAAATCGTGATCGTCCATGAATCACTTCTTCCCACTATCCTAAGCGTTCGCGACAAATTGCCTAACCTTAAGAACATTATAGTCACCGAAGGCAAGGCACCACCTGATTGCATCGGGTTTGACGAATGGATTGCAGGAGAGGTGGACACACAGCCCGATGAGCCGACAATTGATCAGGCCAATGACCTAATCGCACTACCCTACTCTAGCGGTACAACGGGCCGGCCCAAGGGCGTAATGCTCACCCACCGAAATTTGGTGCGGAATTACCATCAATTCGTGGACAACCACAAAATCAGCGAGCGTGACGGGGCGCTGAACTTTCTTCCCCTTTATCATATTTACGGAACGCTGATCATGGGCGGCTTAATACTCGCCGGCGGCAAACAGGTGCTTATGCGTCGCTTCGATGTCGAAGAATCACTGGAACTGGTCGAGAGACATCAGCTCACACTTTTCTATACCGTTCCTCCCGCACTTCTCGACATCGTCCACCATCCAAATACGGAGAGCTACGATCTTTCCTCGCTCCGCTATATTATGAGCGGCGCAGCACCACTGCCGTCCGAAATTAGGCGTCTCACCCAAGAGAAAACCGGTTGTCTCACATTCATGGGATATGGCCTGACCGAGACCTCCCCTCTCACCCACATGAATCCGATTGATGAAGAAATGGTTAAGGAGAACTCTATCGGGCCTCCCGTTTCTGATCTCGAACAAAAAGTGGTTGACCTCGAAACTGGAGAGCGAGATATGCCTCTCGGCGAGATCGGAGAACTCGCTCTTAAGGGCCCTCAAGTCATGAAAGGGTACTGGAATGCGCCCGAGGAAACAGCCCGAGTGCTTAGAGACGGCTGGTTTCTTACCGGCGACATCGTTCGAATCGATGAAGACGGTTACGTCTACATCGTTGATCGACTCAAAGAGATGATTAAATACAAGGGATTTTCAGTGGCACCAGCCGAGTTAGAATCATTGCTGCACCAACATCCCCAAGTGGCGGACGCCGCCGTGATACCGAAGGCTGACGATGAGGCCGGAGAAATCCCAAAAGCCTTCATCGTATTAAAAGATGGAGAAAAGGCAGAACCTGAGGCGATAATCGAATTTGTACGCGGAAAGGTAGCGGGCTTCAAACAAATCCGTGAGATCGAATTCATAGATCGAATTCCGAAATCCAGGAGCGGCAAAATTCTCAGGCGCGTCCTACGGGACAAACATTAA
- a CDS encoding cysteine hydrolase has translation MGNDSVALIDRSALAKKMNTALRFEAGKTAAVTIDCQRGNLEPTIASLPVPEAECERVIAGTNRMLAAARKAELPIIHVYTVYEDPLLGKHPFEQAMLGAKESFTPHQQSDFARHKSPGSPEGELISTLDVQQEDYLIDSKRTFDMFYGTQLEVLLRGLGVDTLLIAGCNTNTCVLASVFGAYCRNYTVVVPSDCVASAYGEDLHQFALSNIQRRLGWVITLDELEEKLNFRAGAQSAVH, from the coding sequence ATGGGAAACGATTCCGTCGCTTTGATCGACCGATCGGCCCTGGCCAAAAAAATGAACACCGCTCTCCGCTTCGAGGCGGGAAAGACCGCCGCCGTCACCATCGACTGCCAGCGGGGGAACCTTGAGCCTACAATCGCCTCGCTTCCGGTCCCGGAAGCCGAGTGCGAACGCGTTATCGCGGGGACGAACCGTATGCTCGCCGCCGCCCGGAAGGCCGAATTGCCCATCATTCACGTCTACACGGTTTATGAAGATCCTCTCTTGGGTAAGCATCCCTTTGAGCAGGCCATGCTCGGAGCAAAGGAATCTTTCACGCCTCACCAGCAGAGTGATTTTGCCCGCCATAAATCCCCCGGCTCGCCGGAAGGAGAATTGATTTCCACCTTGGATGTTCAACAAGAAGACTATCTTATCGACAGCAAACGAACTTTCGATATGTTTTACGGGACCCAGCTTGAAGTCCTGTTGCGTGGTCTGGGCGTTGATACGCTTCTCATCGCTGGTTGCAATACGAATACTTGCGTTTTGGCCTCCGTTTTTGGGGCATACTGCCGCAATTACACTGTGGTGGTGCCCTCCGATTGTGTCGCATCGGCCTACGGAGAGGATCTTCATCAATTTGCTCTCTCGAACATTCAACGGCGTCTCGGATGGGTAATCACGTTAGATGAACTCGAGGAAAAGCTAAATTTCCGCGCTGGCGCCCAGAGCGCGGTGCATTAG
- a CDS encoding SDR family oxidoreductase — protein MSSKRVEGQKTIITGASSGIGAAIAKRFAAEGASIWAAGGTNEEGLKKTIDACTAEGIKAGGKCYDLSNSNNAATVITDGADFLGGLDIFVSCAGGRNHKPLTEFTGAEVDFLFEVNSKSPFRASIEAAKIMKAQKSGRILVIGSIHAMIGIENNALYCTTKASTHNMTRALATELGPHGIRVNCLAPGTTETERVQKIHEDRPEYAESKLENISVKRFASSDEMANVAVFMVSEENDFMNGAIVTSDGGTTAL, from the coding sequence ATGTCCAGCAAAAGAGTTGAAGGTCAAAAAACAATTATCACGGGCGCTTCGTCGGGTATCGGCGCCGCGATTGCCAAACGATTCGCCGCCGAAGGCGCTTCCATCTGGGCTGCCGGAGGCACCAATGAAGAGGGGCTGAAAAAAACTATCGATGCCTGCACAGCCGAAGGCATAAAAGCCGGTGGCAAATGCTACGATCTTTCAAACTCGAATAACGCGGCCACCGTTATTACCGACGGAGCTGACTTTCTCGGCGGTCTGGATATTTTTGTCAGTTGCGCCGGAGGGAGAAACCACAAACCTCTCACTGAATTCACGGGGGCGGAAGTAGATTTCCTTTTCGAGGTCAATTCAAAATCGCCATTCCGCGCCTCGATTGAAGCCGCCAAAATAATGAAAGCGCAAAAGAGCGGAAGAATACTAGTCATCGGTTCGATCCATGCCATGATTGGAATAGAAAACAACGCTCTCTACTGCACGACAAAAGCGTCAACACACAATATGACTCGCGCTCTGGCCACCGAGTTGGGCCCACATGGCATCCGGGTAAACTGCCTCGCCCCCGGTACGACGGAGACCGAACGGGTACAGAAAATCCATGAAGACAGACCCGAATACGCCGAGTCCAAGTTAGAAAATATTTCCGTAAAACGATTCGCCTCCTCCGACGAGATGGCAAACGTTGCCGTATTTATGGTATCGGAGGAAAACGACTTCATGAACGGTGCGATTGTTACGAGCGACGGCGGAACGACAGCGCTATAG
- the fdrA gene encoding acyl-CoA synthetase FdrA produces MRESKVINYIRRGFYLDSVALMRLSQQISALPGVGAAAMMIGTDSNKGVLDEADLLADEGREVGANDLIIALKVADGESGKNALEEAENLLDSPSLRSGGVGDWFPRTMDTALAALPGANLSLISVPGEFAAVESRKALQNGLHVMLFSDNVSIVDELSLKLEAKERGLLFMGPDCGTAILGGVPLAFANEVPRGDVGIISAAGTGLQEVSSLIARNGGGVSHGIGVGGRDLSETIGGIMTLMAIDALDEDSATHRIILISKPPSEKAASLIFERIEKSSKKFTVCFLGLDAKDLPVNAHSVSTLTAAVEDVLGDKITRPRVVENTASVTAQSLEKGRTLIRGIYSGGTLCAEAQVIFLSEGETLFSNTPVPGARGLDEADDKTHSILDLGADEYTVGRPHPMIDPTLRNDLMSRSLVEPGVAVILMDVVIGHGAHADPAAQIAETICGVSEGKASVVASVCGTEEDSQVYSEQVRKLESVGVVVAPSNALATEVALSISRRKF; encoded by the coding sequence ATGAGAGAGTCAAAAGTCATCAATTATATTCGGAGAGGATTCTATCTCGACTCGGTAGCACTCATGCGCCTGTCTCAGCAAATTTCTGCGCTTCCCGGTGTTGGTGCCGCAGCGATGATGATCGGAACGGATTCAAACAAGGGGGTCTTGGACGAAGCCGATCTGCTTGCGGATGAAGGGCGTGAGGTGGGTGCAAATGATTTGATAATTGCTTTAAAGGTAGCCGATGGAGAATCAGGAAAAAATGCACTCGAGGAGGCAGAAAATCTTCTTGATTCACCCTCTCTCCGCAGTGGAGGTGTAGGTGATTGGTTTCCCAGGACGATGGACACGGCATTAGCTGCGCTGCCTGGTGCGAATTTATCTCTTATCTCGGTTCCTGGTGAATTTGCTGCGGTTGAATCGCGTAAAGCTCTTCAAAATGGACTTCACGTGATGCTTTTCAGTGACAATGTATCGATTGTAGATGAGTTATCGCTAAAGCTAGAGGCTAAGGAGCGTGGGTTGTTGTTCATGGGACCTGATTGCGGTACTGCCATTTTGGGAGGTGTTCCCCTTGCCTTTGCCAACGAAGTGCCGCGAGGAGATGTGGGTATCATTTCCGCTGCGGGTACAGGACTTCAGGAAGTTTCGAGTCTCATCGCCAGGAATGGCGGCGGTGTGTCGCATGGAATTGGTGTTGGAGGGCGGGATTTAAGTGAAACCATCGGGGGTATTATGACTTTGATGGCAATAGATGCGCTTGACGAAGATTCTGCGACGCACCGAATAATCCTGATTTCGAAGCCGCCGTCGGAAAAAGCGGCCAGCCTGATTTTTGAACGTATTGAAAAATCGTCTAAAAAATTCACAGTTTGTTTCTTGGGGCTCGATGCCAAAGATCTTCCAGTGAACGCGCATTCCGTATCTACACTGACGGCTGCTGTGGAAGACGTTCTTGGCGATAAAATTACGCGGCCCCGGGTTGTTGAAAATACGGCCAGCGTTACTGCCCAAAGCCTTGAAAAAGGACGTACGCTAATACGTGGAATTTATTCAGGGGGTACTTTGTGTGCAGAGGCACAGGTAATTTTTCTTTCTGAAGGCGAAACGTTATTTTCAAACACCCCGGTGCCGGGTGCTAGAGGTTTGGATGAGGCAGACGATAAAACCCATTCAATTCTTGATCTTGGAGCAGACGAATATACCGTTGGGCGACCTCATCCAATGATCGATCCTACGCTAAGGAATGATCTCATGTCTCGATCTCTTGTGGAGCCCGGAGTCGCGGTGATTTTGATGGATGTGGTAATTGGCCATGGAGCCCATGCCGACCCAGCCGCTCAGATTGCCGAGACGATATGTGGGGTTTCAGAGGGAAAAGCCAGTGTGGTCGCTTCTGTTTGCGGGACAGAGGAAGACTCGCAGGTGTATTCGGAGCAGGTGAGAAAACTCGAATCTGTGGGAGTTGTTGTAGCACCCTCAAATGCGCTTGCAACTGAAGTTGCGTTGAGTATCTCTAGGCGAAAGTTTTGA
- a CDS encoding class II aldolase/adducin family protein yields MPSTTEPELRYQVALAGRILGFLGQTDAILGFVGARAADNASFWMKQMPMGLDEVYPGDLLRIDYDGNVIEGEGRKHNEWVLFAAMFRDHPEMVAAVHTHAPYCLAVAAQGKSIEPFDQFGTYFYANGVPLYEDTPDRVYTFELAEAILKKMGKCPASIITYHGILTHGVNVREACMRAVYLEKAAQTQLLAYQGGNAQPLNDELAIKLGLNAPYDLLYEFTWDYYERQIRAQVPDFKFND; encoded by the coding sequence ATGCCCAGCACCACAGAACCAGAATTACGATACCAAGTGGCCCTTGCAGGTAGAATTTTAGGTTTTCTTGGGCAGACGGACGCTATCTTAGGTTTTGTCGGCGCGCGGGCGGCTGACAACGCCTCATTTTGGATGAAGCAAATGCCTATGGGTCTAGACGAAGTGTATCCAGGCGATTTGCTACGTATCGACTACGATGGAAACGTGATTGAAGGGGAAGGGCGAAAACACAACGAGTGGGTGCTTTTCGCCGCCATGTTCAGAGACCATCCTGAGATGGTGGCTGCAGTCCATACACATGCCCCCTACTGCTTGGCTGTAGCCGCCCAGGGTAAGAGCATAGAGCCATTTGATCAGTTTGGCACTTATTTTTACGCGAACGGTGTTCCTCTATATGAAGACACGCCCGATCGTGTCTATACCTTCGAGCTGGCAGAAGCAATTTTGAAGAAAATGGGAAAATGTCCTGCCTCCATCATTACCTATCATGGCATCTTGACTCATGGTGTTAATGTGAGGGAGGCGTGTATGCGGGCCGTATATCTCGAAAAAGCGGCTCAGACGCAACTTCTTGCCTATCAAGGGGGAAATGCTCAGCCGCTCAACGATGAACTTGCGATAAAGCTCGGCCTGAATGCACCCTACGATCTTCTTTATGAATTTACATGGGACTACTACGAGCGCCAAATTCGAGCGCAGGTTCCAGATTTCAAGTTTAACGATTGA
- a CDS encoding Gfo/Idh/MocA family oxidoreductase, with the protein MTSDKVRLGVIGVGRWAGMLADALGRGGEGEIISGFSRTEETRKAFEKEVGCRSASSLDELLNDDEVEGVIIATPHTTHGDMIIEAASAGKHVFVEKPFTLKVADGKRAIKAAEDADVILQVGHHRRKMGATRRLREMIDNGELGMLHQLEANITNTNGQVPRQGWRNDREECPIGGMGALGVHKLDNFHYLAGPVKRVFAFSKKLFAGGNLDDVSVIGMEFESGPLGYLQTCIVTPTLISTAAYGTEGCGWSEEDGSKLYYQKKDETSRCELPVEKGDALAAELVEFSRCIRTGDKPEVGGAEGLEVVAVFEAIVESVNTSKAVDVSDFR; encoded by the coding sequence ATGACTTCAGATAAAGTGCGTCTTGGTGTTATCGGAGTTGGGCGATGGGCTGGCATGCTTGCGGACGCTCTTGGACGTGGTGGTGAGGGTGAAATCATTTCTGGATTTTCGAGGACGGAGGAAACACGAAAAGCGTTTGAAAAGGAAGTGGGTTGCCGGTCGGCGTCTAGTCTCGATGAACTGCTTAATGACGATGAAGTGGAGGGCGTGATTATCGCAACGCCTCATACTACGCATGGCGACATGATCATCGAGGCGGCCTCGGCGGGTAAGCATGTTTTTGTTGAAAAGCCGTTTACTCTCAAAGTGGCTGACGGCAAACGGGCAATCAAGGCGGCGGAAGATGCCGATGTTATTTTGCAGGTTGGGCACCACCGCCGAAAGATGGGTGCCACACGCCGCCTTCGCGAGATGATTGACAATGGCGAATTGGGGATGCTTCATCAGCTTGAGGCAAACATCACGAACACTAATGGCCAAGTGCCGCGCCAAGGTTGGAGGAACGATAGGGAGGAGTGCCCAATCGGTGGCATGGGGGCGCTTGGTGTCCATAAATTGGACAACTTCCACTACCTTGCCGGGCCCGTGAAGCGGGTATTTGCTTTCAGTAAGAAACTTTTCGCGGGGGGGAATCTCGACGACGTTTCTGTCATCGGAATGGAGTTTGAGAGTGGTCCGCTCGGCTATCTTCAGACGTGTATCGTTACACCGACACTAATTTCAACGGCTGCATATGGCACTGAGGGTTGCGGCTGGAGCGAGGAAGACGGCTCGAAACTGTATTATCAGAAAAAAGATGAGACTTCCCGTTGCGAACTTCCTGTGGAAAAAGGCGATGCCCTGGCGGCTGAACTGGTGGAATTTAGCCGTTGTATTAGAACGGGAGACAAACCTGAAGTTGGTGGTGCCGAGGGTCTGGAGGTTGTAGCGGTATTCGAGGCTATCGTAGAGAGCGTGAATACCAGCAAGGCGGTTGATGTATCGGATTTTAGGTAG
- a CDS encoding haloalkane dehalogenase, with the protein MINPRMQYKKRKIEIHGKQMAYVDVGEGEPIVFLHGNITSSFMYRNIIPYVEPFARCIAVDNIGQGDSDKLEGSMYRLKDHQKFTDGFMDAMGLGGNVTIMVHDWGAQLGFTWANKNRGAMKAIAQMQGVLGDFKWSHWPEQVQVLFKRFRSPEGEEMVLGENRFVENVLPAMTLRKLTEDEMNEYRRPYQNPGEDRRPTLTWPREIPIEGYPSDVLRVIEENNRWLAECPLPKLFINSEPGAVLIGEHRDMVRRWPNLTEVTVSGLHYIHEDSPDDIGRALADWYKSIS; encoded by the coding sequence ATGATCAATCCGAGAATGCAATACAAAAAAAGAAAAATTGAAATCCACGGAAAGCAGATGGCCTATGTTGATGTGGGCGAGGGAGAGCCCATAGTATTTCTTCACGGCAATATCACCTCGTCGTTCATGTATCGGAATATTATTCCGTACGTCGAGCCATTTGCCCGTTGTATTGCCGTCGATAATATTGGTCAGGGGGATTCGGACAAACTTGAAGGTTCGATGTACAGACTTAAAGATCATCAGAAATTCACGGACGGGTTTATGGATGCTATGGGCCTTGGGGGAAACGTTACCATCATGGTGCATGATTGGGGGGCGCAGCTCGGCTTCACATGGGCAAACAAGAATCGGGGTGCCATGAAAGCCATTGCCCAGATGCAAGGCGTCCTCGGAGATTTCAAATGGAGTCACTGGCCCGAGCAGGTGCAGGTTCTATTTAAAAGATTTCGCTCTCCCGAGGGTGAAGAGATGGTTCTGGGTGAAAATCGATTCGTCGAGAACGTGTTGCCTGCGATGACTCTCCGGAAACTCACAGAAGATGAGATGAATGAGTACCGGCGGCCTTATCAGAATCCCGGAGAGGATAGGAGGCCAACCCTAACCTGGCCGCGAGAAATCCCCATCGAAGGATATCCGTCCGATGTGCTCCGGGTGATTGAGGAGAACAACAGGTGGCTGGCCGAATGCCCGTTGCCAAAGCTATTTATCAATTCTGAACCCGGCGCGGTCTTGATTGGTGAGCACCGCGATATGGTTCGGCGCTGGCCGAATCTAACTGAAGTGACAGTCAGTGGGCTTCATTACATTCATGAAGACTCACCCGACGATATTGGTCGTGCCTTGGCCGATTGGTATAAATCCATCAGTTGA
- a CDS encoding amidohydrolase family protein yields MTDEKYPLCPGPDPDTRTPKLKLPPGSCDTHAHIFGAEEKYPLSPRRGYTPPPCSIEDYFRLHEILGVERGVLIQASAYGTDNTMIMDTLAETGGRLRAVVAVDGTVTDQELERMNEAGVRGIRINLADPGGNPFSNFSEIEEIAERIKGLGWHLEFLLHANDFPDLRKTFSGLPVDSVFGHLGYVPTLKGVEDPGFQEFLDLVRDGQAWVKLTAPNRITGLERPPYTDVDPFGRALVEANKDRMLWGSDWPHVFFYKFTPNDADLLDQLADWAPDEAVRNKILVDNPAKLYGF; encoded by the coding sequence ATGACGGACGAAAAATATCCTCTTTGTCCGGGCCCAGATCCCGATACGAGAACACCGAAACTAAAGCTCCCTCCCGGTTCATGTGATACGCATGCCCACATTTTTGGTGCCGAGGAGAAATATCCACTTTCACCTCGGCGTGGCTACACACCGCCACCTTGTTCTATCGAGGATTATTTCAGGCTTCACGAAATATTGGGGGTCGAGCGTGGTGTATTGATTCAGGCTAGTGCTTACGGCACGGATAACACAATGATTATGGACACGCTTGCCGAAACCGGCGGTCGGCTTCGTGCCGTGGTGGCTGTGGATGGAACAGTAACTGACCAAGAACTTGAGAGAATGAACGAAGCGGGAGTTAGAGGTATTCGGATAAATCTAGCCGATCCCGGCGGCAATCCATTTTCGAATTTTAGCGAAATTGAAGAAATAGCCGAACGAATCAAAGGATTAGGCTGGCACCTTGAATTTCTCCTTCACGCGAATGATTTTCCCGATCTCAGAAAAACTTTCTCGGGCCTGCCAGTGGATTCGGTGTTTGGTCATCTGGGGTATGTGCCCACGTTGAAGGGAGTTGAAGACCCCGGATTTCAGGAATTTCTCGATTTAGTACGAGATGGACAGGCCTGGGTGAAGCTTACAGCACCAAATAGGATTACTGGGCTCGAGCGCCCGCCATATACAGATGTCGATCCTTTTGGTCGAGCGCTTGTTGAAGCCAATAAAGACCGAATGTTGTGGGGGTCTGATTGGCCACACGTTTTTTTCTATAAATTCACGCCTAACGATGCGGATCTTCTCGACCAACTTGCCGACTGGGCACCGGATGAGGCAGTTCGTAATAAAATTCTCGTAGACAATCCCGCTAAGCTTTATGGATTTTAG
- a CDS encoding fdrA domain protein, which yields MIKKLLGEQPKIINIGLDGFFRDLKNRSVPVVHLDWSPPASGDSRLANLLSKLKSI from the coding sequence ATGATTAAAAAACTGCTCGGGGAGCAACCGAAAATCATCAATATTGGTCTGGATGGTTTTTTTCGAGACTTGAAAAATAGAAGCGTACCAGTTGTGCATTTAGACTGGTCTCCTCCAGCCAGCGGTGATTCAAGGCTGGCCAATCTATTGAGTAAGCTAAAATCGATTTAA
- a CDS encoding phosphoglycerate dehydrogenase has translation MSTNTPTGADQPIARTLISPERFGQIDPLPVTMLEEAGVECVFNPHGRILIESEMKDLISGCDTIIGGAEPITAGVMDSSSELRFISRCSVGLDSVDLLEARKRNIPVSYVPGANAQAVTELTVSHVLTLLRGVKEADSSLRNGKWKRVMGRSLEELTVGIIGIGRIGKRVARHLSAFGAKIIANDLEPDTAFGEELGIDWVEKEQLFKEADVVCLHVPVTPISRYVVSRESLATMKSDAILINTARGGLVDEAALAETLRSGKLGGAALDVFEREPYDGELIGIENCILTCHMGASSKSSRLRMEIQAAENLICFLKGEPVPRLVPDAEYDIQAMVADTN, from the coding sequence ATGAGCACCAACACCCCAACAGGAGCCGATCAGCCCATTGCAAGAACACTGATTTCTCCCGAGCGATTTGGCCAGATTGATCCGCTCCCTGTGACAATGCTCGAGGAGGCCGGCGTTGAATGCGTGTTTAATCCCCACGGGCGTATTTTAATTGAATCAGAGATGAAGGACCTTATCTCAGGGTGTGACACCATTATCGGAGGCGCCGAACCGATAACGGCAGGCGTGATGGATTCCTCATCCGAATTAAGATTCATTTCGCGCTGCTCGGTAGGTCTTGATAGCGTCGATCTGCTCGAAGCCCGCAAAAGGAATATTCCGGTATCTTATGTTCCCGGCGCCAACGCCCAGGCAGTAACTGAATTGACCGTAAGCCATGTGCTAACACTTCTACGTGGGGTGAAAGAGGCGGACTCATCTCTACGAAATGGAAAATGGAAACGGGTAATGGGACGTTCCCTTGAGGAACTCACCGTTGGGATCATTGGCATTGGTCGAATTGGAAAGCGGGTGGCGCGTCATCTTTCCGCCTTCGGTGCGAAGATTATCGCCAACGATTTAGAACCAGATACCGCCTTCGGCGAAGAATTAGGCATAGATTGGGTGGAAAAAGAGCAACTATTCAAGGAAGCGGATGTTGTTTGTCTACACGTACCCGTCACCCCGATTTCGAGATACGTGGTCAGCCGTGAATCTTTGGCGACGATGAAATCTGACGCTATCCTCATCAACACCGCCCGGGGCGGTCTGGTCGATGAGGCTGCGCTGGCCGAGACCCTAAGATCAGGCAAACTGGGCGGAGCCGCTCTCGATGTCTTCGAGCGCGAGCCCTACGATGGTGAGCTTATTGGAATCGAAAATTGCATACTCACCTGCCATATGGGGGCGAGTTCCAAATCCTCGCGTTTGAGGATGGAGATACAAGCTGCAGAAAACCTCATATGCTTTCTCAAAGGTGAACCTGTTCCTCGATTGGTCCCGGATGCGGAATACGATATCCAGGCAATGGTTGCAGATACCAATTAA